Proteins from a single region of Rhodospirillales bacterium:
- a CDS encoding peptidyl-prolyl cis-trans isomerase gives MKTTLRSARREPLLHFLVLGLLILAVDAVAHPRSGDRDIVVDAAVIRDLSTQFETSRGRPPTRPELNELIDGWTINEILYREGRALGLDKGDDMIRERVIHKMRLVVFNNVVIEPPTDAELRAWYEEHRSRFGEPERYDFFDVRVDGHGEEARRLAEETLRAITEGKEPESLRERVRVYRERPRETVVAAFDEAFADALTQLPRGEWQAVPYHDEWHIVRVDAIIAAKPVDFDLARQQIESEWHDDRQRHLALSAVKELGTNYEVHRPEEGG, from the coding sequence ATGAAGACCACGCTGCGTTCGGCACGGCGTGAACCGCTGTTGCACTTTCTCGTCCTCGGACTGCTGATCCTCGCCGTCGATGCCGTGGCACATCCGCGCAGTGGCGATCGTGACATCGTCGTCGATGCGGCGGTGATCCGTGATCTGTCGACGCAGTTCGAAACCAGCCGTGGCCGCCCGCCGACGCGCCCGGAGCTGAACGAGCTGATCGATGGCTGGACGATCAACGAAATCCTTTATCGTGAAGGACGCGCGCTCGGCCTCGACAAGGGCGACGACATGATCCGCGAGCGGGTGATCCACAAGATGCGGCTTGTCGTCTTCAACAACGTCGTGATCGAGCCGCCGACGGACGCCGAACTGCGCGCCTGGTACGAGGAGCATCGCTCGCGCTTCGGTGAGCCGGAGCGCTATGACTTTTTTGACGTACGCGTCGACGGGCATGGCGAGGAGGCCCGCCGGCTCGCCGAGGAGACGCTCCGCGCCATCACCGAAGGCAAAGAGCCGGAATCGCTGCGGGAGCGCGTACGCGTCTATCGCGAACGGCCGCGCGAGACGGTTGTCGCCGCGTTCGACGAGGCTTTCGCCGACGCGCTGACCCAGTTGCCACGCGGCGAATGGCAGGCGGTTCCGTACCACGACGAATGGCATATCGTCCGCGTCGATGCGATCATCGCAGCGAAGCCTGTGGACTTCGATCTTGCCCGCCAGCAGATCGAAAGCGAATGGCATGATGACCGCCAGCGGCATCTGGCGCTAAGCGCGGTCAAGGAACTCGGCACCAACTACGAGGTTCACCGGCCGGAGGAAGGCGGATGA